Proteins encoded in a region of the Zonotrichia albicollis isolate bZonAlb1 chromosome 22, bZonAlb1.hap1, whole genome shotgun sequence genome:
- the PTRH2 gene encoding peptidyl-tRNA hydrolase 2, mitochondrial, which produces MISLFEPEVVNVIIGVVCGVCLGWGIRGRLRRKPGGAGAVPDPSSSLGGEPDIMGETGELKLVLIVRNDLKMGKGKVAAQCSHAAVSAYKQVHKRNPELLKQWEYCGQPKVVLKAPDEETLVQLLAEAKSLGLTVSLIQDAGRTQIAPGSRTVLGIGPGPADVIDKVSGHLKLF; this is translated from the coding sequence ATGATTTCTCTCTTTGAGCCCGAGGTTGTGAACGTCATCATCGGAGTGGTGTGCGGtgtgtgcctgggctggggcatcCGGGGGCGGCTCCGCAGGaagcctggaggagctggagcagtgccAGACCCTTCCAGCAGCCTGGGGGGCGAGCCTGACATCATGGGGGAGACAGGGGAGCTCAAGCTGGTGCTGATCGTCCGCAACGACCTGAAGATGGGCAAGGGCAAAGTGGCAGCGCAGTGCTCCCACGCTGCTGTCTCTGCCTACAAGCAGGTTCACAAGAGGAATCCCGAGCTCCTGAAGCAGTGGGAATATTGTGGACAGCCCAAAGTGGTGCTCAAGGCTCCCGATGAAGAGACTCTggtgcagctgctggctgaggcCAAGAGCCTGGGGCTGACTGTGAGCTTGATACAGGATGCTGGGCGCACTCAGATAGCTCCAGGCTCCAGGACAGTCCTTGGGATCGGACCAGGACCAGCTGATGTCATAGATAAAGTGTCTGGTCACCTGAAACTCTTCTGA
- the CLTC gene encoding clathrin heavy chain 1 isoform X2: protein MAQILPIRFQEHLQLQSLGINPANIGFSTLTMESDKFICIREKVGEQAQVVIIDMNDPSNPIRRPISADSAIMNPASKVIALKAGKTLQIFNIEMKSKMKAHTMTDDVTFWKWISLNTVALVTDNAVYHWSMEGESQPVKMFDRHSSLAGCQIINYRTDAKQKWLLLTGISAQQNRVVGAMQLYSVDRKVSQPIEGHAASFAQFKMEGNAEESTLFCFAVRGQAGGKLHIIEVGTPPTGNQPFPKKAVDVFFPPEAQSDFPVAMQISDKHDVVFLITKYGYIHLYDLETGTCIYMNRISGETIFVTAQHEATAGIIGVNRKGQVLSVCVEEENIIPYITNVLQNPDLALRMAVRNNLAGAEELFARKFNALFAQGNYSEAAKVAANAPKGILRTPDTIRRFQSVPAQPGQTSPLLQYFGILLDQGQLNKYESLELCRPVLQQGRKQLLEKWLKEDKLECSEELGDLVKSVDPTLALSVYLRANVPNKVIQCFAETGQVQKIVLYAKKVGYTPDWIFLLRNVMRISPDQGQQFAQMLVQDEEPLADITQIVDVFMEYNLIQQCTAFLLDALKNNRPSEGPLQTRLLEMNLMHAPQVADAILGNQMFTHYDRAHIAQLCEKAGLLQRALEHFTDLYDIKRAVVHTHLLNPEWLVNYFGSLSVEDSLECLRAMLSANIRQNLQICVQVASKYHEQLSTQSLIELFESFKSFEGLFYFLGSIVNFSQDPDVHFKYIQAACKTGQIKEVERICRESNCYDPERVKNFLKEAKLTDQLPLIIVCDRFDFVHDLVLYLYRNNLQKYIEIYVQKVNPSRLPVVIGGLLDVDCSEDVIKNLILVVRGQFSTDELVAEVEKRNRLKLLLPWLEARIHEGCEEPATHNALAKIYIDSNNNPERFLRENPYYDSRVVGKYCEKRDPHLACVAYERGQCDLELINVCNENSLFKSLSRYLVRRKDPELWASVLLESNPYRRPLIDQVVQTALSETQDPEEVSVTVKAFMTADLPNELIELLEKIVLDNSVFSEHRNLQNLLILTAIKADRTRVMEYINRLDNYDAPDIANIAISNELFEEAFAIFRKFDVNTSAVQVLIEHIGNLDRAYEFAERCNEPAVWSQLAKAQLQKGMVKEAIDSYIKADDPSSYMEVVQAANASGNWEELVKYLQMARKKARESYVETELIFALAKTNRLAELEEFINGPNNAHIQQVGDRCYDEKMYEAAKLLYNNVSNFGRLASTLVHLGEYQAAVDGARKANSTRTWKEVCFACVDGKEFRLAQLCGLHIVVHADELEELINYYQDRGYFEELITMLEAALGLERAHMGMFTELAILYSKFKPQKMREHLELFWSRVNIPKVLRAAEQAHLWAELVFLYDKYEEYDNAIITMMNHPTDAWKEGQFKDIITKVANVELYYKAVQFYLEFKPLLLNDLLMVLSPRLDHTRAVTFFTKVKQLPLVKPYLRSVQNHNNKSVNESLNNLFIIEEDYQALRTSIDAYDNFDNISLAQRLEKHELIEFRRIAAYLFKGNNRWKQSVELCKKDRLYKDAMQYASESKDTELAEELLQWFLQENKRECFGACLFTCYDLLRPDVVLETAWRHNIMDFAMPYFIQVMKEYLTKVDKLDASESLRKEEEQATETQPIVYGQPQLMLTAGPSVAVPPQAPFGYGYTAPPYGQPQPGFGYSM from the exons ctCCAAAGTCTGGGCATCAACCCAGCAAACATTGGGTTCAGCACTCTGACCATGGAGTCTGACAAATTCATCTGCATCAGAGAGAAAGTAGGAGAGCAGGCTCAAGTGGTGATCATTGACATGAACGACCCCAGCAACCCCATCAGGAGACCAATTTCAGCTGACAGTGCTATCATGAACCCTGCCAGTAAAGTCATTGCACTGAAAG CTGGGAAAACGCTGCAAATCTTTAACATTGAGATGAAGAGCAAGATGAAGGCTCACACCATGACAGATGATGTCACCTTCTGGAAGTGGATCTCCCTGAACACCGTTGCCCTCGTGACGGATAACGCCGTGTACCACTGGAGCATGGAGGGCGAGTCGCAGCCCGTCAAGATGTTTGATCGCCACTCCAGCCTCGCTGGCTGCCAGATCATCAACTACAGAACTGATGCCAAGCAGAAATGGCTCCTGCTGACTGGAATATCTGCTCAG CAAAACCGTGTGGTGGGGGCAATGCAGCTGTACTCTGTGGACAGAAAAGTGTCCCAGCCCATCGAGGGACATGCAGCCAGCTTTGCACAGTTCAAGATGGAAGGGAATGCTGAAGAGTCCACTCTCTTCTGTTTTGCAGTAAGAGGGCAAGCTGGGGGTAAG CTGCATATCATTGAGGTTGGCACACCACCCACTGGGAATCAGCCCTTTCCAAAGAAAGCTGTGGATGTCTTCTTCCCTCCTGAAGCACAGAGTGACTTTCCTGTTGCTATGCAG ATCAGTGACAAGCACGACGTGGTGTTCCTCATAACAAAGTATGGCTACATCCACTTGTATGACCTGGAAACTGGCACCTGCATCTACATGAACAGGATCAGTGGAGAGACCATTTTTGTTACTGCACAGCACGAAGCAACAGCTGGAATTATTGGGGTCAACAGAAAGGGACAG GTGCTGTCAGTGTGTGTGGAAGAGGAGAACATCATTCCCTACATCACAAACGTGCTGCAGAACCCTGACCTGGCGTTACGGATGGCTGTCCGCAACAACCTGGCGGGGGCCGAGGAGCTCTTTGCCAGGAAATTCAATGCACTCTTTGCACAAGGGAACTACTCAGAGGCAGCAAAGGTGGCAGCTAATGCCCCAAAG GGAATCCTGCGTACTCCAGACACCATACGCCGGTTCCAGAGTGttccagctcagccagggcagACTTCCCCTCTCCTGCAGTATTTTGGCATTCTGCTGGACCAAGGGCAGCTGAACAAGTATGAGTCACTGGAGCTCTGCAGACcagtgctccagcagggccgcaagcagctcctggaaaaGTGGTTAAAAGAAGATAAG CTGGAGTGCTCGGAGGAGCTGGGAGACCTTGTGAAATCTGTGGATCCCACGCTAGCACTTAGTGTCTATCTGAGAGCCAACGTTCCAAACAAGGTCATCCAGTGTTTTGCTGAAACAGGACAAGTCCAGAAGATTGTTTTGTATGCTAAGAAG GTTGGATATACTCCAGACTGGATCTTTTTGCTGAGGAATGTAATGAGAATCAGCCCTGATCAAGGACAGCAGTTTGCACAAATGCTCGTTCAAGATGAAGAGCCTCTTGCAGATATAACTCAG atTGTGGATGTCTTTATGGAATATAATTTAATCCAGCAATGTACAGCCTTTCTGCTGGATGCACTGAAGAATAATCGTCCCTCAGAAGGTCCCCTGCAAACACGTTTACTTGAGATGAACCTCATGCACGCCCCTCAG GTTGCAGATGCCATCCTGGGAAACCAAATGTTTACTCACTATGACCGGGCTCACATAGCTCAGCTGTGTGAGAAGGCTGGTTTGCTGCAGAGAGCACTCGAGCACTTCACAGACCTCTACGACATCAAGCGTGCGGTGGTTCACACTCACCTCCTCAACCCTGAG TGGTTAGTGAATTATTTTGGGTCCTTGTCAGTAGAAGACTCCCTGGAGTGTCTGCGTGCGATGCTGTCCGCTAACATCCGTCAGAACCTGCAGATCTGTGTCCAGGTGGCTTCCAAATACCACGAGCAGCTGTCAACACAGTCACTCATTGAGCTCTTTGAGTCCTTCAAGAGCTTTGAAG gtttgttttatttcctgGGCTCCATTGTAAACTTCAGCCAGGATCCAGATGTGCACTTCAAGTACATTCAAGCTGCATGCAAGACAGGACAAATTAAAGAAGTGGAAAGAATCTGCAGAGAAAGCAACTGCTATGATCCAGAACGTGTTAAAAACTTCCTCAAG GAAGCTAAACTCACTGACCAGCTGCCTCTCATCATTGTGTGCGACCGCTTTGACTTTGTCCACGACTTGGTGCTGTATTTGTATAGAAATAATCTCCAGAAATATATTGAGATTTATGTACAGAAG gtgaatCCCAGCCGTCTGCCTGTGGTTATTGGGGGACTGCTTGATGTGGATTGCTCTGAAGATGTGATCAAGAACCTCATCCTTGTAGTGAGAGGTCAATTTTCAACTGATGAACTTGTTGCAGAGGTTGAGAAAAGAAACAG GctgaagctgctcctgccctggctggaAGCAAGAATTCACGAGGGCTGTGAGGAGCCTGCCACTCACAATGCACTGGCCAAGATCTACATTGACAGCAACAACAACCCAGAGAGGTTCCTGCGTGAGAACCCCTACTATGACAGCCGTGTTGTTGGCAAGTACTGTGAGAAGAGGGACCCTCACCTGGCCTGCGTGGCGTACGAGCGTGGACAGTGTGACCTGGAGCTGATCAAT gTGTGCAATGAGAACTCCCTGTTCAAGAGTCTCTCCCGCTACTTAGTTCGCCGCAAGGACCCCGAGCTCTGGGCCAGTGTGCTGCTGGAAAGCAACCCCTACAGGAGACCCCTGATTGACCAG gttgtCCAGACTGCTCTGTCAGAGACCCAGGACCCCGAGGAAGTCTCTGTCACTGTGAAGGCCTTCATGACTGCAGATCTTCCCAACGAGCTCATTGAACTGCTGGAGAAAATTGTTCTTGATAATTCAGTGTTCAGTGAGCACAG GAACCTGCAGAACCTTCTCATCCTTACAGCTATCAAGGCTGACCGCACCCGTGTCATGGAGTACATCAACCGCCTGGATAACTACGATGCCCCTGACATAGCCAATATTGCTATCAGCAACGAGCTGTTTGAGGAGGCATTTGCTATCTTCAGGAAGTTTGATGTCAACACATCAGCTGTACAG GTGTTGATAGAGCACATTGGGAACCTGGACCGCGCGTACGAGTTCGCCGAGCGCTGCAATGAACCTGCAGtgtggagccagctggccaaaGCACAGCTCCAGAAGGGGATGGTGAAGGAAGCAATTGACTCCTACATCAAAGCAGATGATCCTTCCTCATACATGGAAGTTGTTCAAGCTGCTAATGCCAGTG GAAACTGGGAAGAACTGGTGAAGTATCTGCAGATGGCACGCAAGAAGGCTCGGGAGTCGTATGTGGAAACAGAATTAATCTTTGCTCTGGCTAAAACAAACCGCCTGGCAGAGCTAGAGGAGTTCATCAATGGCCCCAACAATGCACATATCCAGCAG gtTGGTGATCGCTGCTATGATGAGAAGATGTATGAAGCTGCCAAGCTCTTGTACAACAACGTGTCCAACTTCGGCCGCTTGGCCTCCACCTTGGTGCACCTGGGCGAGTACCAGGCAGCCGTGGACGGCGCCCGCAAAGCCAACAGCACTCGCACGTGGAAAGAG GTCTGCTTCGCTTGTGTGGATGGAAAAGAATTCCGCCTGGCTCAGCTGTGTGGGCTCCACATTGTAGTGCATGCAGATGAGCTGGAAGAGCTAATCAACTATTACCAG GATCGTGGGTACTTTGAGGAGCTGATCACTATGTTGGAAGCAGCACTTGGGCTGGAGCGAGCACACATGGGGATGTTCACAGAGCTGGCAATTCTCTACTCCAAGTTCAAGCCACAGAAGATGAGGGAGCACTTGGAGCTGTTCTGGTCCAGAGTCAACATTCCCAAG GTTCTGAGAGCTGCAGAACAAGCCCACCTCTGGGCTGAACTGGTGTTCCTTTATGATAAGTATGAAGAATATGATAATGCCATAATCACAATGATGAATCACCCAACAGATGCTTGGAAAGAAGGCCAGTTCAAAGATATCATCACTAAG GTGGCCAATGTGGAGCTGTACTACAAGGCAGTTCAATTCTATTTGGAATTTAAGCCTCTGCTGCTCAATGATCTGCTGATGGTGTTGTCCCCTCGGCTTGACCACACTCGTGCTGTCACATTCTTCACAAAG GTTAAACAGCTGCCCCTGGTTAAGCCTTACCTGCGCTCTGTTCAAAATCACAACAACAAATCAGTCAATGAGTCCCTCAACAACCTCTTCATTATTGAAGAAGATTACCAG GCTCTTAGGACTTCTATAGATGCTTATGACAACTTTGACAACATTTCTCTTGCCCAACGTTTGGAGAAGCACGAGCTAATAGAGTTCCGGAGGATCGCCGCCTATCTCTTCAAAGGCAACAACCGCTGGAAACAGAGCGTGGAGCTCTGCAAGAAGGACAGGCTCTACAAG GATGCCATGCAGTACGCGTCAGAATCCAAAGATACCgagctggcagaagagctgctgcagTGGTTCCTGCAGGAGAACAAGAGGGAATGCTTTGGTGCTTGTCTCTTCACCTGCTACGATCTCCTAAGGCCGGATGTTGTCTTGGAAACAGCGTGGAGGCACAACATTATGGACTTTGCCATGCCATACTTTATCCAGGTCATGAAGGAATACTTGACCAAG GTGGATAAACTGGATGCATCAGAGTctttgagaaaggaagaggagcAAGCTACAGAAACACAACCCATTGTTTATG GCCAGCCGCAGCTGATGCTGACAGCAGGACCCAGCGTGGCAGTTCCTCCGCAGGCACCTTTTGGCTACGGCTACACGGCCCCTCCGTacgggcagccacagcccggCTTCGGCTACAGCATGTGA
- the CLTC gene encoding clathrin heavy chain 1 isoform X1, producing MAQILPIRFQEHLQLQSLGINPANIGFSTLTMESDKFICIREKVGEQAQVVIIDMNDPSNPIRRPISADSAIMNPASKVIALKAGKTLQIFNIEMKSKMKAHTMTDDVTFWKWISLNTVALVTDNAVYHWSMEGESQPVKMFDRHSSLAGCQIINYRTDAKQKWLLLTGISAQQNRVVGAMQLYSVDRKVSQPIEGHAASFAQFKMEGNAEESTLFCFAVRGQAGGKLHIIEVGTPPTGNQPFPKKAVDVFFPPEAQSDFPVAMQISDKHDVVFLITKYGYIHLYDLETGTCIYMNRISGETIFVTAQHEATAGIIGVNRKGQVLSVCVEEENIIPYITNVLQNPDLALRMAVRNNLAGAEELFARKFNALFAQGNYSEAAKVAANAPKGILRTPDTIRRFQSVPAQPGQTSPLLQYFGILLDQGQLNKYESLELCRPVLQQGRKQLLEKWLKEDKLECSEELGDLVKSVDPTLALSVYLRANVPNKVIQCFAETGQVQKIVLYAKKVGYTPDWIFLLRNVMRISPDQGQQFAQMLVQDEEPLADITQIVDVFMEYNLIQQCTAFLLDALKNNRPSEGPLQTRLLEMNLMHAPQVADAILGNQMFTHYDRAHIAQLCEKAGLLQRALEHFTDLYDIKRAVVHTHLLNPEWLVNYFGSLSVEDSLECLRAMLSANIRQNLQICVQVASKYHEQLSTQSLIELFESFKSFEGLFYFLGSIVNFSQDPDVHFKYIQAACKTGQIKEVERICRESNCYDPERVKNFLKEAKLTDQLPLIIVCDRFDFVHDLVLYLYRNNLQKYIEIYVQKVNPSRLPVVIGGLLDVDCSEDVIKNLILVVRGQFSTDELVAEVEKRNRLKLLLPWLEARIHEGCEEPATHNALAKIYIDSNNNPERFLRENPYYDSRVVGKYCEKRDPHLACVAYERGQCDLELINVCNENSLFKSLSRYLVRRKDPELWASVLLESNPYRRPLIDQVVQTALSETQDPEEVSVTVKAFMTADLPNELIELLEKIVLDNSVFSEHRNLQNLLILTAIKADRTRVMEYINRLDNYDAPDIANIAISNELFEEAFAIFRKFDVNTSAVQVLIEHIGNLDRAYEFAERCNEPAVWSQLAKAQLQKGMVKEAIDSYIKADDPSSYMEVVQAANASGNWEELVKYLQMARKKARESYVETELIFALAKTNRLAELEEFINGPNNAHIQQVGDRCYDEKMYEAAKLLYNNVSNFGRLASTLVHLGEYQAAVDGARKANSTRTWKEVCFACVDGKEFRLAQLCGLHIVVHADELEELINYYQDRGYFEELITMLEAALGLERAHMGMFTELAILYSKFKPQKMREHLELFWSRVNIPKVLRAAEQAHLWAELVFLYDKYEEYDNAIITMMNHPTDAWKEGQFKDIITKVANVELYYKAVQFYLEFKPLLLNDLLMVLSPRLDHTRAVTFFTKVKQLPLVKPYLRSVQNHNNKSVNESLNNLFIIEEDYQALRTSIDAYDNFDNISLAQRLEKHELIEFRRIAAYLFKGNNRWKQSVELCKKDRLYKDAMQYASESKDTELAEELLQWFLQENKRECFGACLFTCYDLLRPDVVLETAWRHNIMDFAMPYFIQVMKEYLTKVDAIKEKVDKLDASESLRKEEEQATETQPIVYGQPQLMLTAGPSVAVPPQAPFGYGYTAPPYGQPQPGFGYSM from the exons ctCCAAAGTCTGGGCATCAACCCAGCAAACATTGGGTTCAGCACTCTGACCATGGAGTCTGACAAATTCATCTGCATCAGAGAGAAAGTAGGAGAGCAGGCTCAAGTGGTGATCATTGACATGAACGACCCCAGCAACCCCATCAGGAGACCAATTTCAGCTGACAGTGCTATCATGAACCCTGCCAGTAAAGTCATTGCACTGAAAG CTGGGAAAACGCTGCAAATCTTTAACATTGAGATGAAGAGCAAGATGAAGGCTCACACCATGACAGATGATGTCACCTTCTGGAAGTGGATCTCCCTGAACACCGTTGCCCTCGTGACGGATAACGCCGTGTACCACTGGAGCATGGAGGGCGAGTCGCAGCCCGTCAAGATGTTTGATCGCCACTCCAGCCTCGCTGGCTGCCAGATCATCAACTACAGAACTGATGCCAAGCAGAAATGGCTCCTGCTGACTGGAATATCTGCTCAG CAAAACCGTGTGGTGGGGGCAATGCAGCTGTACTCTGTGGACAGAAAAGTGTCCCAGCCCATCGAGGGACATGCAGCCAGCTTTGCACAGTTCAAGATGGAAGGGAATGCTGAAGAGTCCACTCTCTTCTGTTTTGCAGTAAGAGGGCAAGCTGGGGGTAAG CTGCATATCATTGAGGTTGGCACACCACCCACTGGGAATCAGCCCTTTCCAAAGAAAGCTGTGGATGTCTTCTTCCCTCCTGAAGCACAGAGTGACTTTCCTGTTGCTATGCAG ATCAGTGACAAGCACGACGTGGTGTTCCTCATAACAAAGTATGGCTACATCCACTTGTATGACCTGGAAACTGGCACCTGCATCTACATGAACAGGATCAGTGGAGAGACCATTTTTGTTACTGCACAGCACGAAGCAACAGCTGGAATTATTGGGGTCAACAGAAAGGGACAG GTGCTGTCAGTGTGTGTGGAAGAGGAGAACATCATTCCCTACATCACAAACGTGCTGCAGAACCCTGACCTGGCGTTACGGATGGCTGTCCGCAACAACCTGGCGGGGGCCGAGGAGCTCTTTGCCAGGAAATTCAATGCACTCTTTGCACAAGGGAACTACTCAGAGGCAGCAAAGGTGGCAGCTAATGCCCCAAAG GGAATCCTGCGTACTCCAGACACCATACGCCGGTTCCAGAGTGttccagctcagccagggcagACTTCCCCTCTCCTGCAGTATTTTGGCATTCTGCTGGACCAAGGGCAGCTGAACAAGTATGAGTCACTGGAGCTCTGCAGACcagtgctccagcagggccgcaagcagctcctggaaaaGTGGTTAAAAGAAGATAAG CTGGAGTGCTCGGAGGAGCTGGGAGACCTTGTGAAATCTGTGGATCCCACGCTAGCACTTAGTGTCTATCTGAGAGCCAACGTTCCAAACAAGGTCATCCAGTGTTTTGCTGAAACAGGACAAGTCCAGAAGATTGTTTTGTATGCTAAGAAG GTTGGATATACTCCAGACTGGATCTTTTTGCTGAGGAATGTAATGAGAATCAGCCCTGATCAAGGACAGCAGTTTGCACAAATGCTCGTTCAAGATGAAGAGCCTCTTGCAGATATAACTCAG atTGTGGATGTCTTTATGGAATATAATTTAATCCAGCAATGTACAGCCTTTCTGCTGGATGCACTGAAGAATAATCGTCCCTCAGAAGGTCCCCTGCAAACACGTTTACTTGAGATGAACCTCATGCACGCCCCTCAG GTTGCAGATGCCATCCTGGGAAACCAAATGTTTACTCACTATGACCGGGCTCACATAGCTCAGCTGTGTGAGAAGGCTGGTTTGCTGCAGAGAGCACTCGAGCACTTCACAGACCTCTACGACATCAAGCGTGCGGTGGTTCACACTCACCTCCTCAACCCTGAG TGGTTAGTGAATTATTTTGGGTCCTTGTCAGTAGAAGACTCCCTGGAGTGTCTGCGTGCGATGCTGTCCGCTAACATCCGTCAGAACCTGCAGATCTGTGTCCAGGTGGCTTCCAAATACCACGAGCAGCTGTCAACACAGTCACTCATTGAGCTCTTTGAGTCCTTCAAGAGCTTTGAAG gtttgttttatttcctgGGCTCCATTGTAAACTTCAGCCAGGATCCAGATGTGCACTTCAAGTACATTCAAGCTGCATGCAAGACAGGACAAATTAAAGAAGTGGAAAGAATCTGCAGAGAAAGCAACTGCTATGATCCAGAACGTGTTAAAAACTTCCTCAAG GAAGCTAAACTCACTGACCAGCTGCCTCTCATCATTGTGTGCGACCGCTTTGACTTTGTCCACGACTTGGTGCTGTATTTGTATAGAAATAATCTCCAGAAATATATTGAGATTTATGTACAGAAG gtgaatCCCAGCCGTCTGCCTGTGGTTATTGGGGGACTGCTTGATGTGGATTGCTCTGAAGATGTGATCAAGAACCTCATCCTTGTAGTGAGAGGTCAATTTTCAACTGATGAACTTGTTGCAGAGGTTGAGAAAAGAAACAG GctgaagctgctcctgccctggctggaAGCAAGAATTCACGAGGGCTGTGAGGAGCCTGCCACTCACAATGCACTGGCCAAGATCTACATTGACAGCAACAACAACCCAGAGAGGTTCCTGCGTGAGAACCCCTACTATGACAGCCGTGTTGTTGGCAAGTACTGTGAGAAGAGGGACCCTCACCTGGCCTGCGTGGCGTACGAGCGTGGACAGTGTGACCTGGAGCTGATCAAT gTGTGCAATGAGAACTCCCTGTTCAAGAGTCTCTCCCGCTACTTAGTTCGCCGCAAGGACCCCGAGCTCTGGGCCAGTGTGCTGCTGGAAAGCAACCCCTACAGGAGACCCCTGATTGACCAG gttgtCCAGACTGCTCTGTCAGAGACCCAGGACCCCGAGGAAGTCTCTGTCACTGTGAAGGCCTTCATGACTGCAGATCTTCCCAACGAGCTCATTGAACTGCTGGAGAAAATTGTTCTTGATAATTCAGTGTTCAGTGAGCACAG GAACCTGCAGAACCTTCTCATCCTTACAGCTATCAAGGCTGACCGCACCCGTGTCATGGAGTACATCAACCGCCTGGATAACTACGATGCCCCTGACATAGCCAATATTGCTATCAGCAACGAGCTGTTTGAGGAGGCATTTGCTATCTTCAGGAAGTTTGATGTCAACACATCAGCTGTACAG GTGTTGATAGAGCACATTGGGAACCTGGACCGCGCGTACGAGTTCGCCGAGCGCTGCAATGAACCTGCAGtgtggagccagctggccaaaGCACAGCTCCAGAAGGGGATGGTGAAGGAAGCAATTGACTCCTACATCAAAGCAGATGATCCTTCCTCATACATGGAAGTTGTTCAAGCTGCTAATGCCAGTG GAAACTGGGAAGAACTGGTGAAGTATCTGCAGATGGCACGCAAGAAGGCTCGGGAGTCGTATGTGGAAACAGAATTAATCTTTGCTCTGGCTAAAACAAACCGCCTGGCAGAGCTAGAGGAGTTCATCAATGGCCCCAACAATGCACATATCCAGCAG gtTGGTGATCGCTGCTATGATGAGAAGATGTATGAAGCTGCCAAGCTCTTGTACAACAACGTGTCCAACTTCGGCCGCTTGGCCTCCACCTTGGTGCACCTGGGCGAGTACCAGGCAGCCGTGGACGGCGCCCGCAAAGCCAACAGCACTCGCACGTGGAAAGAG GTCTGCTTCGCTTGTGTGGATGGAAAAGAATTCCGCCTGGCTCAGCTGTGTGGGCTCCACATTGTAGTGCATGCAGATGAGCTGGAAGAGCTAATCAACTATTACCAG GATCGTGGGTACTTTGAGGAGCTGATCACTATGTTGGAAGCAGCACTTGGGCTGGAGCGAGCACACATGGGGATGTTCACAGAGCTGGCAATTCTCTACTCCAAGTTCAAGCCACAGAAGATGAGGGAGCACTTGGAGCTGTTCTGGTCCAGAGTCAACATTCCCAAG GTTCTGAGAGCTGCAGAACAAGCCCACCTCTGGGCTGAACTGGTGTTCCTTTATGATAAGTATGAAGAATATGATAATGCCATAATCACAATGATGAATCACCCAACAGATGCTTGGAAAGAAGGCCAGTTCAAAGATATCATCACTAAG GTGGCCAATGTGGAGCTGTACTACAAGGCAGTTCAATTCTATTTGGAATTTAAGCCTCTGCTGCTCAATGATCTGCTGATGGTGTTGTCCCCTCGGCTTGACCACACTCGTGCTGTCACATTCTTCACAAAG GTTAAACAGCTGCCCCTGGTTAAGCCTTACCTGCGCTCTGTTCAAAATCACAACAACAAATCAGTCAATGAGTCCCTCAACAACCTCTTCATTATTGAAGAAGATTACCAG GCTCTTAGGACTTCTATAGATGCTTATGACAACTTTGACAACATTTCTCTTGCCCAACGTTTGGAGAAGCACGAGCTAATAGAGTTCCGGAGGATCGCCGCCTATCTCTTCAAAGGCAACAACCGCTGGAAACAGAGCGTGGAGCTCTGCAAGAAGGACAGGCTCTACAAG GATGCCATGCAGTACGCGTCAGAATCCAAAGATACCgagctggcagaagagctgctgcagTGGTTCCTGCAGGAGAACAAGAGGGAATGCTTTGGTGCTTGTCTCTTCACCTGCTACGATCTCCTAAGGCCGGATGTTGTCTTGGAAACAGCGTGGAGGCACAACATTATGGACTTTGCCATGCCATACTTTATCCAGGTCATGAAGGAATACTTGACCAAG GTTGATGCAATAAAGGAAAAG GTGGATAAACTGGATGCATCAGAGTctttgagaaaggaagaggagcAAGCTACAGAAACACAACCCATTGTTTATG GCCAGCCGCAGCTGATGCTGACAGCAGGACCCAGCGTGGCAGTTCCTCCGCAGGCACCTTTTGGCTACGGCTACACGGCCCCTCCGTacgggcagccacagcccggCTTCGGCTACAGCATGTGA